The genomic interval GCATCGTTCTCCACACGACATGTCTTGCTTTATCCGCCTGCGCGGAGGCTCCGCTGGACGACGAGTCTTTGGCACTGTCGGTGAGACATCCCGAGATGTCTCCCAGAGAAAACACCCGTGCATGTGAAATAGCTCGCGCGGAGAGTTCGTTGGACCTAAGGGTGAGCAGCCGGCCACAAACGGGATGACCTGCTCGTCCGCACACGCAAGCACGGCCGCATCAAGCCGTCTTCCCCCTCACGGAGTTGAACGAATGAGCCGCCAGGCATCCCCCTCCACTCAGAGACGTGCGACGACCTGCCATGAAGGCGCACGCACATGGCGCATGCGGATTCTCTCGCTCGCGGTTGTGGGGACCACCACGGGTCTTGCTGCCTGTGCCACTCCGGCCGCGCTCACCGTGTCGCCGTCCGGGGTGCCCGCGTTCAGCGAAGACATGCTGTCGCCCGAGTTCTGGGTCCGCCGCGCGCCATCTCCCGATGAAGTGCTGCTCGATGCCGACCAGGTGGCGGCGAAGCGCATGCGCGCCTTCGGTCCGAATGGAGGGCTGGTCGACCTGAAGCGCATCCCGGCCACGCTGACGCGCGCGCAGGTCGCAAGCTGGGCCAAGGATGCGCAGCAGTCGCCCATCCAGGCAGCCATCGACGAACAGGGCCGGTCGGTGACGGCGGCGGTGCTCGAGGAACTGCGCGAGAACGCAGCGACCGAGCACATCCCCGAAGCATCCACCGCGCGCTACGGACTCAGCGTGCGCCGCACGCCCCTGCGGACACTGCCGTCCAACCGGCGATTCTTCGCGGCGGAGAACCTGCGCGACTACGAAAGCCTGCAGGCCGGAATCCTGTTCCCAGGCGAGCCGGTCGTCATCGCGCACCACAGCGCGGACCAGCAATGGCTGTTCGTCATGACGACCCAGGGACCCGGGTGGGTCCAGCGAGCAGACGTCGCGGAAGGCGCGGCGGATGCCGTGTTCTCGTATGTGGCGAAAGCCCCTGGGCGCGTCGTCACCGGCGACCAGGTCCGCACCGTGTTCACGCCGGAAGCACCAGGGGTGTCGGAGCTCGAGCTCGACATGGGAGTCGCATTGCCACGGGCGGACGTGCCCCCTGGAGAACCCGTCAACGGCGCCAGCAGCTATGCATCGTGGCCAGTGGAGCTGCCGGTTCGCGAGCAGGACGGCACGCTGACCTTCCAGAGCGCACTGCTACGCCGTACCGCCGATAGCGCGCCGGGCTATCTGCCGCTGACACGTGCCAACATCCTCCGCCAGGCGTTCAAGTTCCTCGGCGAGCGCTACGGCTGGGGTCACCAGTTCAATGCGCGCGACTGCAGCGGCCTGACCAGTGATGTGTACCGCAGCATGGGGCTTTTCCTCCCGCCCAACTCCGGGCTGCAAGGGAAGAGCGAGGCGCTGAACCACCGCCTCTTCACGGCGAACGACTCACACGCCGAGCGGCTGCGCGCGCTGGCCCAAGCGCAGGTGGGTGACCTCATCGTCGTTCCCGGTCATGTGTTGATGATCATCGGCCACGTGGATGGCAAGCCCTACGTCATCCAAGATGTCCCGTACGCCGTGTTCAAGGACCCGGCCACGCAGCAGCTCCGGAAGACGAAGCTGAACCAGGTATCGGTCACTCCGCTGCTGCCACTGTACGCCGACGACACGACTCTGTACGTGGACGCAATGACAAGCCTCGTGCACGTCACCCGGCCATAGGTCCGGCCGCCAAGCATCTGAACCGCAACGCGGAGCCCCAGAATAAATCGCGCCGTGTCAGGGGCGAAAATCATCCTCGTAGATTCTCGACGAAAGGAGCGGCGACCATGACGATGCAGACGAATCCGATGAAGTGCAGCTATCGCAACAACCTCGGGTCCCAGTTCGACGCCGCCTCCTGCTCCCTCGTGGGTTTCGGCTCGAAGAGCATCGTGGGACCTGGCCTGATTGCCAGTCATCTGCCCGTACCCTGCTGACGCTCGCGCTCCGTGACTGGCGCGCGAAGCCATGCAGAGGCCGGGCTCCCATCCAAGGGACCCGGCCTCTCGGCTTTCAGGGCTCTTCCTCCTCCGTGGACGTAGAGCGTCAGGGGGACGCACGGGCCTGTAGAGTTCGAGCCGACCGGGCCCGCTGGGTTCAACTCCCAGCGTCCCCATGCAGCACACGCGTGGCCCTCCACGCGCATTCACACACCTCACGGGGTATGGCTCAACGGTTGGGCGCTCGTCTGATACGCGAGAAGTCTCGGTTCAATTCCGAGTACCCCGATAGCTACACGCTCACTGCCAACTGAATCGTCGTGGTGAATTCATGCCGTCCGCTCGCAGCGGGGACGGCGGACAACACGCCTCCGTAGCTCATTGGAAGAGCATCCGCCTCTTAAGCGGACGGCGAGGGTTCGAATCCCTCCGGAGGTATCTGAAGCAGCAGCGCGGGCGTCGTCCAGCGGCAGGATGCTGGTTTCCCAGACCAGTGACACGGGTTCGAATCCCGTCACCCGCTTCGTCCCATTCATACCGGAGTCGTCTAACCAGCAAGGATGGCGGACTCTGACTCCGCAGGTGCAGGTGCAAAGCCTGCCTCCGGTTCTCGTACACGCAACACATTCCCCGGTAGCTCAATAGCAGAGCAAGCGGCTGTTAACCGCGAGGTTGAGGGTGCAAATCCCTCCTGGGGAGCTGATTGAACGGGCCTGCAAACTGGCAGTGCCCTTTCGGTTAACACGAGCCTCGCGATGAATATCGCGGGGCTTTCGTGCTTAAGCCCCTGAATTACAAGGGTTTTCACCCCACGACGATTCAGAGGACACTCTCTACGCTCTGCGACTCAGAACGCGATTGCCCATCCATTCGGCCGCGGATTGGGCTTTCTGGGGCTCTCTTCCGTCCAATCTGGGGAGAGAGGAACCGAGAGCGGTTAACAGGTGCAGTTAACCAGCGGGGAGGCGGTTAACACCATTCCCCTGGAGGCCCGCTCTTTCCGCCCTAGGTTTTCTTGGAAGGCGTCTCTCTCTGCTTTCTGGGGTCGCCTCTCGCCTGTTTTGCGGCTCCCTGCAAAGGGGGCACGTTAATGGCGGTTGCAACGGGCTTCTGCCCCTGCAGCCCTCCGCCCCCACTTTGCCGGGCACTCACCCTCCGCATCAGGCAGACGGCTCACCCGTCATGCGGCTCCTGCGAGCATCCCAGAGCCCCAAGACTCCGCAGAGCCCCCGCCCCTCGCACGGCCTCGCTGAGCTGCCGCTCCCCACAGGAGTGGAGACGACCTTCAAGAAGCGCGGGTCTTCGATCCATCCGAGCGCGGAAAAGCGCGGGATTGGAGGGCCGCGCAGCGGCGCTCGATGTGCCGAAAACTGGCGGTAGGGGAGCCTTGAGCCACGCTGGGCTGCAGAAGTGGACGAGATGAGCGACCTGGAGGAAGGCCAGGCCGCCGGACAAATGGAGTCGCTACCTCTCCGCGACAGGCAGCAACAAGAGGCGCCCGTGTCACGAAAGCGTCCACCCAGAGGCCCGGGTGCACGAGCTTCGAGAGCGAGAGTGCTGTCATTGCGGGGAGCTGTTCTGGCTCTGTCGGAGGTGCGACAGGGGACAGGCGTACTGTCACGACAGGTGCCGCACGCTGGCCCGCAGAGCGCAGTGGCGCAAAGCGAGCCGTACCTACCGGACGAGCCTCGGTCCTTCCGAGGTACGCCGTGACGCGGCGGCCCGCAAAGCAGCGCAACGGGCACGACAACGAGCGCGGAGAGTCACACATCCAGGTTCAAGCCAAATGGAGGCGGGCGTAACAACAGCCGCACGTGTGCCCCGCGAGCCGGATGCGCCGGCTGCCAGGCGCCGTTTGGAGGTGGCTCTCTATGTCTTCACCGCCGCTGTGGCTGACGCTCGAGGCGCATACCCCATACACCCAACTCCTTCTCTCCGTGCCCAAGCGAGGCACCGTCCTCAAAGCCCGCCTTCCACCTGTACCGGCGATGACTCCAGCCGTGTCCCTGCTGGTGGAGTCTCTCAGTGCCTGGTACGGCATGCCCCTCTACGCTGTCGTCGATGCGGACGCGCAGGAGGCCCGCCTCCAGCCAGGGTTGTGGGCGAAGCTGTTGGGAGACCTGGCCTTCAACCCCAACATCGCCGTCGAGTGGACGTCTCTGCAGTGCCCACCCCCACCTCGTGACAGGTTTCTCGAGTGGGAAGGCTTTGCGTCTGCCCGGCGGCTTCTCACCCGCGCGGCGACGGGGCAGCAGCGATGATTTCGCCTGAAATTGGCGCTGAAATGAGACGCCTTTGCCTTCGAGAAGGGTGGGCAGTTGAGACAGTGGCCCGCCGCTTCGGCGTGCACCACTCCACCGTCCGCAGGGCCATTTCCGTGACTTCAGAGGCGGCCCAACCCCGGCCTGCTGGCGTCTTGGAGCCCTTCAAACCCTACCTCGTCCAGCGTCTCACGGAAGCGCCAGAGTTGACGGGCACCCGCCTCCTGGCTGAGTTGAAGGCCCAAGGCTACCAGCATGGGATTGCCATTCTGCGTCGCTACGTGGCGAAGGTACGGCACCCGCGGCCGCGCAAGGTGTACTTGCGCGTCGAGACTGAGCCAGGGGAGTACGCCCAGGTGGACTGGGGAAGTTTTTGGACACTTCCGCATTGGCTCCACCTCACGTCCCCTTTCCGCATTCGCCATGGTGCTGTCTTACTCGCGAGCTCTCTTCGTCGACTTCTCCTTGGACATGCACATGGAAACATTCCTGCGCATGCACCAGCGCGCCCTGGAGTACTTCGGCGGCATCCCTCGGCGCATTCTCTACGACAACCTCAAGTCCGTCGTCCTCAACCGCGTCGGAAGCACGGTGCAATTCAACCCACGCTTCCTTTCCTTCGCGGGACACTACCTCTTCGAGCCCACCGCGGCCCCCATTCGCTACCCGGAAGCCAAGGGCCGCGTGGAGGCCTCCATCAAGTACCTGCGCCATGCCTTCTTCTACGGACGCTCCTTCTCTTCTCTCGAGGACTTGCGCGCACAGGCCAGGACGTGGCTGGCCGAGACGGCGAATACGCGCATTCATGCCACCACCCGAGAGCGGCCCTGCGAGAGGCTTCTCCTCGAGAGGCCCAGGCTGCACCCGCTTCCAGTGCACCCCTATGACACGGACGTCCTCCTCCCCCTCGTCGTCTCCAAGGAGGCACGCGTCCGACTGGACTCCAATTCCTACTCCGTCCCTCCTGAATTCGCAGGCAAGACGGTACACCTCCGGGCCAATGACACCTCCGTCCGCATTCTCCACGAGGGGACGGAAGTCGCCCGCCATGAGAGGTGTTGGGAGCGTCACCGTCATATCGAGGACGCCCACCACATCCAGCGACTCCTCGAGCGACGCAAGCTCGCACTCGGACCTAAGCGCAAGGAGCGCCTCGCCTCCCTCAGCCCTGAAGCCAGACTCTACCTCCAGGAAGTCGCTCGCCGCCCCATTCGCCTCAACAACGAATGTCGCGCCTTGCTGCGTCTCACCCTCCAATACAGCGACGCCGAGGTGGCTGCCGCCATGGCTCGCGCCCTCGTCCTGCGTACCTTTGGCGCCCGCTACGTCCGCGCCCTGATTGACCAGGCCCGCTTCGCCCAAGGCCTCGCCGAGCCCCCGGAGCCCATTCTCACAGGCAATGCCCTCGCTGACTCTCTCGACGTCCAACCCCACCCCCTGGACTCCTACGATGCCCTCCCGCCCCAGAAGCCCAACCTCCGTCTTCCCTCATGACTTGTCCACGCTCTCACTCGAAGACGTCCTGCGTGCTCTCGGACTCGAGCATGCTGCCAGTCAGTTGAGCGCGGCCCTGGCCAAAGCCATTGCCAGAAACGACTCTCCGTCGTCACTTCTGGACAACCTCATGCGCGAGCAGCTCCGCGACACCACCGAAGCTCGAGCCAAGACGGCCCTACGTCGCTCCGCTATTTTTCCTCTCCCCACCATCGACTCCTATGACTTCAACTACCCCAAGCACATCGACAGAGAACTCGTCATGCGCGCGGCGTCCCTCGATTTCATTCGCGAGAAGAGCAACGTCGTCTTCATCGGCCCAAGTGGGGTAGGCAAGACGCACCTCGCCAATGCCCTCGGCCAACTTGCCTGCCTTCGCGGCTACCGCGTCCGCTTCGTCGTGGCCGCCGACCTGGTGAATGACCTCGTCGTCGGCCAAGCCAAAAACACGCTCCACAAACGGCTTTCCGCCTGGGCTGCACCCGAACTCCTCCTCATCGACGAACTCGGATATCTCAGCTTCGATGCCCGGGGCGCCGACCTCCTCTACCAAGTCTTCAACAAGCGCTATCAACGCGCCTCCACCATCGTCACCACCAACCTCCCTTTCAAGGACTGGGGCAAGCTCTTCCACAACAGCGCCGCGGCATCCGCTATCGCAGACCGCCTCGTGCACAAGGGCTTGCTCGTCCGCATTACCGGCAAGTCTCGCCGCTCCGACCAGGAGCAGGAACTCGACGCGGCCTGAGTCAACCCCTCCCAACGCTGCCGGCCGGCAGGCGTCGCGCTCGCGTGATCGCTTTGCCGGCCGTCTCTCTTTCTGCGATCCTGGCTCACGCGATCAAAACGCCGCGCCTTTTCAAGATCGTCTCCACCTCCTATTGCCGAGCACGTTCGTTGATAGCCGGGTGAGCCGACTGGATGATGGCCGCCGAAAACCCGAGTCGGTTCAAGGCCCTACGGCCGCCTGGCGGCGGTGCCCTCCGGGCAGCCTTGAGCCGCCTCGTGCTCCAGACAACCTGCGACCGGCACTTCCACAAGGGGAATCGCCCCAAGGTTCGCCCATCATTGGCGGTGACACCTAACTGCGCACAATCGTAATAGACTCAAGTGGGCTCGCGAGCGTCCTG from Myxococcus stipitatus carries:
- the istA gene encoding IS21 family transposase — protein: MVLSYSRALFVDFSLDMHMETFLRMHQRALEYFGGIPRRILYDNLKSVVLNRVGSTVQFNPRFLSFAGHYLFEPTAAPIRYPEAKGRVEASIKYLRHAFFYGRSFSSLEDLRAQARTWLAETANTRIHATTRERPCERLLLERPRLHPLPVHPYDTDVLLPLVVSKEARVRLDSNSYSVPPEFAGKTVHLRANDTSVRILHEGTEVARHERCWERHRHIEDAHHIQRLLERRKLALGPKRKERLASLSPEARLYLQEVARRPIRLNNECRALLRLTLQYSDAEVAAAMARALVLRTFGARYVRALIDQARFAQGLAEPPEPILTGNALADSLDVQPHPLDSYDALPPQKPNLRLPS
- the istB gene encoding IS21-like element helper ATPase IstB, yielding MPSRPRSPTSVFPHDLSTLSLEDVLRALGLEHAASQLSAALAKAIARNDSPSSLLDNLMREQLRDTTEARAKTALRRSAIFPLPTIDSYDFNYPKHIDRELVMRAASLDFIREKSNVVFIGPSGVGKTHLANALGQLACLRGYRVRFVVAADLVNDLVVGQAKNTLHKRLSAWAAPELLLIDELGYLSFDARGADLLYQVFNKRYQRASTIVTTNLPFKDWGKLFHNSAAASAIADRLVHKGLLVRITGKSRRSDQEQELDAA
- a CDS encoding SH3 domain-containing protein encodes the protein MRILSLAVVGTTTGLAACATPAALTVSPSGVPAFSEDMLSPEFWVRRAPSPDEVLLDADQVAAKRMRAFGPNGGLVDLKRIPATLTRAQVASWAKDAQQSPIQAAIDEQGRSVTAAVLEELRENAATEHIPEASTARYGLSVRRTPLRTLPSNRRFFAAENLRDYESLQAGILFPGEPVVIAHHSADQQWLFVMTTQGPGWVQRADVAEGAADAVFSYVAKAPGRVVTGDQVRTVFTPEAPGVSELELDMGVALPRADVPPGEPVNGASSYASWPVELPVREQDGTLTFQSALLRRTADSAPGYLPLTRANILRQAFKFLGERYGWGHQFNARDCSGLTSDVYRSMGLFLPPNSGLQGKSEALNHRLFTANDSHAERLRALAQAQVGDLIVVPGHVLMIIGHVDGKPYVIQDVPYAVFKDPATQQLRKTKLNQVSVTPLLPLYADDTTLYVDAMTSLVHVTRP